The proteins below come from a single Mucilaginibacter mali genomic window:
- a CDS encoding hybrid sensor histidine kinase/response regulator transcription factor produces the protein MTDLLRRTVLFLGMLCLLTGMADAALATDHPVRYLGIEQGLSNNAVTSIYKDSHGFVWISTYDGLNRFDGSTVKIYRNVWGDNRSLNNNHLNRITGYGNRIYVGTQSGPMYYDYADARFHSILYQPAKGNLPQKITHNVNALYCGAGGKLYIGTDYAGLFICNPGDSVARQITLDNANTWFSVQAIAADKYKQVWLFIRDVGLCRLNTPNHIEVIDATLKSANCLLIDAYGKIWIGTDNGLFVYNRAAKSISRVINSALTSENVVDLRFSRSRQLWIGTNGGGVNIMDTTSHRIRHIVSGNENGSLHSDAISMIYEDNGGLTWVATLRGGVNIIDNNPAPFKLITHDPFNKNSVVNNFALSFCEDEAHNLWIGTDGGGLSYWNRKADQYTSYVHSASSGSLSSNFVVSVLKDKANQIWVATFSGGIDRFNKTGNSFIHYTCYNPYTKTEDKSLWKLFLDSRGDIWAGTTRGGALYKYNRATDRFEVFDKNLINIHALFEDSKGNLWAGDYSRLIKIDIANKNHQYTEIKNAVRSINQDRQGRLWLGTEGGGLISYDSKTQAIKRYTRADGLPSNSVLNVLVDNNGNLWGSTYNGLTEYNTATGKFKNFYAADGLQSNQFNFNAALKLQSGELAFGGINGFNLFYPDSVKLAVHQPQLTFTGLRISNKNVEGTTNYTGNQAIVDLKEISVPYDQATLAVDYTALEYSFPDKISYSYYLDNWDHGWNNVGTLKTAYYTRLNEGTYTLYIRATNTAGNWSDNQLRLKLIVLPPWYRTWWAWLLYISAICAVIYWYWQYRIRQTHLQYEIEIANLKVEKEKEANEKKLSFFTNVSHEFRTPLTLIINPIKDLLRQDKTHNEELNIVYRNARRLLGLVDHLLLFRKTESENADLKVSKVNFADLSRDVYTCFLHQAKIKNISYQFENASDQIELYVDREKIEIALFNLISNAVKFTPDGGSIHINIKQDERFVYFEITDSGIGITAEVGERLFDKFYQVKDANSLKTGFGIGLYLVKTFMESHSGTINYKSTAGGGGTTFTLCLPKGKEHLGAYPIVESATEGYSYAAEELIDYDNTLEKPLENGVTDLNLLISDKQSVLVIDDNNEIRTYIKKIFAAEYEVFEAENGERGLELIKKHLPDVIISDIVMPGLSGMELIRIVKQDSTLSHIPIILLTGEAAPAIRLQGIEEGAVDFMNKPFDKDLLVARVKGIIKNKSELQNYFFSEITLKGKSRNVSEEHKDFLYRCIEIIENSLTDPELEVNAIADKMGMSYSSLYKKIRQVTGQSINGFIRFVRLRKAAELMINTNCNVNEAAFRVGFNDIKYFREHFHKQFGINPSEFIKQHRVAFQKSYSLKQRKVKG, from the coding sequence TTGACTGATCTGCTACGCCGTACGGTACTTTTTTTAGGGATGCTTTGCCTGTTGACCGGCATGGCAGATGCGGCTTTGGCAACAGACCATCCCGTCCGTTATTTGGGCATCGAACAAGGCTTATCAAACAACGCCGTAACCAGTATATATAAGGATAGCCATGGCTTTGTATGGATAAGCACCTACGATGGGCTTAACCGCTTTGACGGCAGCACGGTAAAGATCTATCGGAATGTTTGGGGCGACAACCGTTCGCTTAACAATAATCACTTGAATCGGATAACCGGCTACGGTAACCGCATTTACGTAGGCACCCAAAGCGGGCCGATGTATTACGATTATGCCGACGCGCGCTTTCATTCCATATTATATCAGCCCGCCAAAGGCAATCTGCCGCAAAAAATAACGCATAACGTTAATGCCCTATACTGCGGGGCAGGCGGAAAGCTGTATATCGGTACGGATTACGCCGGCCTTTTTATTTGCAACCCGGGCGATAGCGTAGCGCGACAGATAACGCTTGATAATGCTAATACCTGGTTTTCGGTACAGGCTATCGCGGCAGATAAGTATAAGCAGGTTTGGCTGTTCATTCGCGATGTTGGGCTTTGCCGCCTAAACACGCCAAACCATATCGAGGTGATCGACGCCACATTAAAATCGGCTAATTGCTTATTGATCGACGCTTATGGAAAGATTTGGATAGGTACCGATAATGGCCTTTTTGTATATAACCGTGCTGCTAAAAGTATCAGCCGGGTAATTAACAGCGCGCTCACCAGCGAAAATGTGGTGGATCTCCGTTTTTCCCGGTCGCGGCAACTGTGGATAGGCACCAATGGCGGCGGCGTAAATATTATGGATACCACAAGTCATCGCATCAGGCATATTGTAAGCGGTAACGAAAATGGCTCGCTGCATAGCGATGCCATCAGCATGATATACGAGGATAACGGGGGATTAACCTGGGTAGCCACCCTGCGCGGCGGCGTAAACATCATCGACAACAACCCAGCGCCTTTTAAACTCATCACACACGATCCTTTTAATAAGAATAGCGTGGTCAACAATTTCGCGCTTTCCTTTTGCGAGGACGAAGCCCATAATTTATGGATAGGCACCGATGGCGGGGGGCTAAGTTACTGGAACCGCAAGGCCGATCAGTACACCAGTTATGTGCATAGCGCGTCGTCAGGTTCGTTAAGCAGTAATTTTGTGGTGAGTGTATTGAAGGATAAGGCCAATCAAATATGGGTAGCTACGTTTAGTGGTGGGATCGACAGGTTTAATAAAACCGGCAATAGCTTCATACATTATACCTGCTACAATCCGTATACCAAAACCGAGGATAAAAGCCTGTGGAAGCTGTTTTTAGATTCGCGTGGTGATATTTGGGCGGGCACTACCCGTGGCGGCGCCTTATATAAGTATAACCGTGCGACAGACCGCTTTGAGGTGTTTGATAAAAATCTCATCAACATCCATGCCTTGTTTGAAGATAGCAAGGGCAACCTTTGGGCGGGTGATTATTCCAGGCTGATCAAAATAGACATCGCCAATAAGAACCATCAGTACACCGAGATCAAAAACGCGGTGCGCTCCATAAACCAGGACCGGCAGGGGCGGCTATGGCTGGGTACCGAGGGCGGCGGCTTGATAAGTTACGACAGTAAAACCCAGGCCATAAAACGCTACACCCGTGCCGATGGCCTGCCCAGTAACTCGGTATTGAACGTATTGGTAGATAATAACGGCAATCTGTGGGGCAGCACCTACAATGGCTTAACCGAATACAATACTGCCACCGGTAAATTCAAAAACTTTTACGCTGCCGATGGCTTGCAAAGTAACCAGTTCAACTTCAACGCGGCGCTAAAGCTGCAATCGGGCGAGCTGGCTTTTGGGGGGATCAACGGCTTTAACCTGTTTTATCCGGATAGTGTAAAGCTGGCGGTTCATCAACCACAGTTAACTTTCACCGGCTTGCGTATCAGTAATAAAAACGTAGAGGGTACAACCAACTATACCGGCAACCAGGCCATCGTAGATCTGAAAGAGATCAGCGTGCCTTATGATCAGGCTACCCTGGCTGTCGATTATACCGCTTTAGAATATTCCTTTCCGGATAAGATCAGCTATTCGTATTACCTGGATAACTGGGATCACGGCTGGAATAATGTAGGAACACTGAAAACCGCTTACTACACCCGCCTTAACGAGGGTACCTACACCTTATATATACGCGCCACCAACACAGCCGGTAACTGGAGCGATAACCAGTTACGCTTAAAGCTCATCGTGCTGCCGCCATGGTACCGCACCTGGTGGGCATGGCTGCTGTATATATCGGCCATTTGCGCGGTTATTTATTGGTACTGGCAATACCGTATCAGGCAAACGCACCTGCAATACGAAATTGAGATAGCCAATCTGAAAGTGGAAAAAGAGAAGGAAGCGAACGAAAAGAAGCTGTCGTTCTTTACCAACGTATCGCACGAATTCCGTACGCCATTAACGCTCATTATCAACCCGATAAAAGACCTGCTGCGACAGGATAAAACGCATAACGAAGAATTGAACATCGTTTACCGCAACGCCCGCCGCCTGCTGGGTTTGGTAGACCACCTGCTGCTGTTCCGCAAAACCGAAAGCGAAAATGCCGATCTGAAAGTAAGCAAGGTAAACTTTGCCGATCTGAGCCGGGATGTATACACCTGTTTCCTTCACCAGGCCAAGATCAAGAACATCAGCTATCAATTCGAGAACGCCAGCGACCAGATAGAATTGTATGTAGACCGCGAGAAGATAGAGATAGCGCTGTTCAACCTTATCTCCAATGCGGTGAAATTTACACCCGATGGAGGCAGCATCCATATTAATATTAAACAGGATGAGCGCTTTGTGTATTTTGAGATTACCGATAGCGGCATCGGCATTACCGCCGAGGTAGGGGAGCGTTTATTTGATAAATTTTACCAGGTAAAGGATGCCAACTCCCTGAAAACAGGTTTCGGAATAGGTTTATACCTTGTGAAAACGTTTATGGAAAGCCATAGCGGTACCATCAATTACAAAAGCACGGCAGGTGGTGGCGGTACTACATTTACTTTATGCTTACCAAAAGGTAAGGAGCATTTGGGCGCCTATCCGATAGTGGAGTCGGCAACGGAGGGCTACTCATACGCTGCCGAGGAACTGATCGATTACGATAACACACTCGAAAAACCCCTTGAAAACGGCGTTACGGATCTGAACCTGCTGATATCGGATAAGCAATCGGTGTTGGTGATAGACGACAATAACGAGATCCGCACTTATATTAAAAAGATCTTCGCGGCAGAATACGAAGTGTTTGAAGCCGAGAACGGCGAGCGTGGACTGGAACTGATCAAAAAGCACCTGCCCGATGTGATCATCAGCGATATTGTAATGCCCGGTTTAAGCGGCATGGAACTGATCCGTATCGTTAAGCAGGATTCGACCCTTAGCCATATCCCCATCATCCTGTTAACCGGCGAGGCCGCGCCGGCTATCCGTTTGCAGGGTATAGAAGAAGGCGCGGTTGATTTTATGAACAAACCTTTTGACAAGGACCTGTTGGTAGCCCGGGTGAAAGGCATCATCAAAAACAAAAGCGAACTGCAAAATTATTTCTTCAGCGAGATCACACTGAAAGGCAAAAGCCGAAACGTATCCGAAGAGCATAAGGACTTTCTGTATCGCTGTATCGAAATTATCGAGAACTCGCTGACGGATCCCGAACTGGAGGTTAACGCCATTGCCGATAAGATGGGGATGAGCTATTCCAGCCTGTATAAAAAAATAAGGCAGGTAACAGGGCAATCTATCAACGGCTTCATTAGGTTCGTTCGTTTGCGTAAGGCTGCCGAATTGATGATCAATACCAACTGCAATGTTAACGAGGCGGCTTTTAGGGTAGGGTTTAACGATATCAAATATTTCCGCGAGCATTTCCACAAGCAGTTCGGCATTAACCCGTCCGAGTTTATTAAGCAACACCGGGTGGCTTTCCAAAAATCATACAGCCTGAAGCAGCGTAAGGTGAAAGGATAA
- a CDS encoding BNR repeat-containing protein, whose protein sequence is MLKKLIITLVFAIIICAVMPLCTHAQQAAKIIPIPTAGAWANNSVNTVIFRKNSLVTAGGYQYAAFYDNDQFVVLAKRKTGAEGWQINRTQYKGDATDAHKSISIMVDGAGFLHVVWGLHNNPVNYAKSQSPGSLTLGDKLSMTGDHEQKVSYPEFYKQANGDLLFFYRDGASGNGNLLVDTYHTKTQKWERLQDNLIDGEGQRSAYWQITVDVKGTIHISWVWRESPDVASNHDIAYACSKDGGKTWQKSTGEIYHLPITASNAEYACRIPQKSELINQTSMFADAQGQPFIATYWREQGQTVPQYHIVYKTGATWQVNNLSFRKGAFSLSGGGTKQIPISRPQIIAWPVKGQMAAALIFRDADLGDKVSIAVTADIKQGKWQVSNLTDASVGSWEPTYDTELWKQSRVLNLFVQKNVQVDGEGRANIPPQPVQVIEWKPTAIK, encoded by the coding sequence GTGCTAAAAAAACTAATCATTACGCTGGTATTCGCAATAATAATTTGCGCTGTAATGCCGTTGTGTACCCATGCGCAGCAAGCCGCCAAAATTATACCGATACCCACCGCCGGGGCCTGGGCAAATAACAGCGTTAATACGGTCATCTTCCGTAAAAATTCGCTGGTTACGGCAGGCGGTTATCAGTATGCCGCCTTTTATGATAACGATCAGTTTGTGGTGCTGGCCAAACGCAAAACCGGCGCCGAAGGCTGGCAGATCAACCGCACCCAATATAAAGGTGATGCTACCGACGCGCATAAATCTATCAGTATCATGGTAGATGGCGCGGGTTTCCTGCATGTAGTTTGGGGCCTGCATAATAACCCTGTTAATTATGCTAAAAGCCAGTCGCCCGGTTCGCTCACTTTGGGCGATAAACTAAGCATGACCGGCGACCATGAACAAAAGGTAAGCTACCCCGAATTTTACAAACAAGCCAACGGCGATCTGCTTTTCTTTTACCGGGATGGTGCATCGGGTAACGGCAACCTGCTGGTAGATACCTATCATACCAAAACTCAAAAATGGGAACGCCTGCAGGATAACCTGATAGACGGCGAAGGCCAGCGTAGCGCCTACTGGCAAATTACGGTTGATGTTAAGGGCACTATCCATATCTCGTGGGTATGGCGCGAATCGCCCGATGTGGCCAGTAACCACGATATTGCCTATGCCTGTTCAAAAGATGGCGGCAAGACCTGGCAAAAGTCTACAGGTGAAATTTACCACCTGCCCATCACCGCTTCCAACGCCGAATATGCCTGCCGCATCCCGCAAAAAAGCGAACTGATCAACCAAACATCCATGTTTGCCGATGCGCAGGGGCAGCCCTTTATTGCCACCTACTGGCGCGAGCAGGGGCAAACCGTGCCACAGTATCATATTGTTTACAAAACCGGTGCAACATGGCAGGTAAATAACCTGTCTTTTCGCAAAGGCGCGTTTAGTTTAAGCGGTGGTGGTACCAAGCAGATCCCGATATCAAGGCCACAAATTATTGCCTGGCCTGTTAAAGGACAAATGGCTGCCGCGCTGATATTCAGAGATGCCGATCTGGGTGATAAGGTTTCGATTGCGGTAACGGCCGATATTAAACAAGGTAAATGGCAGGTAAGCAATCTTACTGATGCATCGGTAGGATCGTGGGAGCCTACTTACGATACCGAGTTGTGGAAGCAAAGCCGTGTGCTGAACCTCTTCGTGCAGAAAAATGTGCAGGTTGATGGGGAAGGACGCGCCAATATCCCACCGCAACCAGTACAGGTGATAGAATGGAAGCCTACAGCCATAAAATAA